From one Butyricimonas faecihominis genomic stretch:
- a CDS encoding thioredoxin family protein, with amino-acid sequence MKKILLAFVFGMITLSVFPQKKVSFLDNEPWEKVLKQAQKAQKMVFVDCYTSWCVPCKHLMNVIFPQKIVSDYLDSMFVCVKYDIEKENGKAFEDQYPNKILAVPTMFVTDSHGNLLHVLRGAREADDLLDNLKKGLLGKPLYEIEKEYRQGNRELDLVKRYLWFFECVGDQHNYAKVAGDYAAQFPMDSLWTPDIWGMVGSYIWRDPYSREFRFILEHLEKFGKVEKDYYKLENLLYERLRFETTVINLKMAQTENPDSLLALKPKVDQLLEASKYPVKEFPKISAELLVIKAMLDEDTDKVYERFMVFENCNFLIDVPLYRATVFRYLFTRLTDKSRMQACMDRLLAYQRRLGHEGEAVDDVVALGKEKLANM; translated from the coding sequence ATGAAAAAGATATTATTAGCATTTGTATTCGGAATGATCACGTTGAGTGTGTTTCCACAAAAGAAAGTGTCATTTTTGGATAATGAACCATGGGAAAAGGTTCTAAAGCAAGCTCAAAAGGCTCAAAAAATGGTATTTGTGGATTGTTACACTTCGTGGTGTGTTCCTTGTAAACATTTGATGAATGTAATTTTTCCTCAGAAAATAGTAAGTGATTACTTGGACTCAATGTTCGTATGTGTAAAATATGACATAGAGAAAGAAAACGGGAAAGCGTTTGAAGATCAATATCCTAATAAGATATTAGCGGTTCCTACCATGTTTGTCACCGATTCGCATGGAAACCTCTTGCACGTGTTAAGAGGGGCACGGGAGGCCGATGATTTATTAGATAACCTGAAAAAAGGATTATTGGGAAAACCCTTGTACGAGATCGAAAAGGAGTATCGGCAAGGAAATCGAGAATTGGATCTTGTAAAAAGATATTTGTGGTTTTTTGAATGTGTGGGAGATCAGCACAACTATGCAAAGGTGGCCGGTGATTATGCCGCTCAATTTCCTATGGATAGCTTATGGACTCCGGATATTTGGGGTATGGTGGGAAGTTACATTTGGAGAGATCCATATAGTCGGGAATTTCGTTTCATCCTTGAACATTTGGAAAAATTCGGGAAAGTAGAAAAAGATTATTACAAATTGGAAAATCTATTATACGAGAGGCTGAGATTCGAGACCACCGTGATAAATTTAAAGATGGCTCAAACAGAAAATCCGGATTCTTTGCTTGCGTTGAAGCCCAAGGTTGATCAATTATTGGAGGCAAGTAAATATCCCGTGAAGGAATTTCCCAAAATATCGGCTGAACTGTTAGTGATAAAAGCTATGCTTGACGAGGATACAGATAAAGTATATGAACGCTTTATGGTATTTGAGAATTGTAATTTCCTGATTGATGTGCCTTTGTACCGTGCGACCGTTTTTCGTTATTTGTTTACACGATTAACGGACAAGTCGCGCATGCAAGCTTGTATGGATCGCTTGCTTGCCTATCAGAGGCGATTAGGTCACGAGGGAGAGGCCGTTGATGATGTGGTTGCCTTGGGTAAAGAGAAATTAGCGAATATGTAG